The following coding sequences lie in one Yamadazyma tenuis chromosome 3, complete sequence genomic window:
- the DPP2 gene encoding phosphatidate phosphatase (COG:I; EggNog:ENOG503NW3V) yields the protein MSQASKEIKKYAGDWITAGVVAGVFTLYLELAPAHARQFQINDPKISHSFANPQIINDTKLYLLVFVIPVLILTIVSYLKAGTRFVKTAHLSILGLFLSFVLTGFLTDLLKIWISRPRPDFMSRCLPKEGTPLDKYVSLEVCTQTSYFLLNDGLKSCPSGHSSLSMSGALFLCLWLNGQFKLFNSNKPLWMQLSSWSYVLVALFVAISRHIDYRHHVEDILLGLLIGGSCSYYVYFRYFPALGSSESDLSLDEVSVLPK from the coding sequence ATGTCTCAAGCCCTgaaggaaatcaaaaagtatgCAGGTGACTGGATCACCGCTGGCGTAGTGGCCGGCGTGTTCACGCTATACCTCGAGCTCGCGCCGGCGCATGCCCGCCAGTTTCAGATCAATGACCCTAAAATCAGTCATTCGTTCGCAAACCCTCAGATCATCAACGACACAAAATTATACCTTCTTGTATTTGTGATTCCGGTTTTGATTCTCACCATCGTCAGCTACCTCAAAGCCGGCACTCGGTTCGTCAAAACTGCCCATTTATCGATTCTCGGATTGTTTCTTAGTTTTGTGTTGACAGGCTTTTTGACCGACTTGCTCAAAATCTGGATCTCACGGCCTAGACCTGATTTTATGAGTAGATGCTTGCCCAAGGAAGGCACTCCGTTGGACAAATATGTGTCACTCGAGGTATGCACACAAACCTCATAttttttgttgaacgaTGGGTTGAAATCGTGTCCTTCTGGCCATCTGTCGTTGTCGATGTCAGGCGCGTTGTTCTTGTGTCTTTGGCTCAATGGGCAGTTCAAGTTATTTAATAGCAATAAGCCGCTTTGGATGCAATTGAGCAGTTGGTCGTACGTGTTGGTAGCGTTGTTTGTGGCCATTTCTCGACACATTGACTATAGACATCATGTGGAAGACATtttgttggggttgttgattGGTGGAAGTTGCAGTTATTATGTGTACTTCCGATATTTTCCGGCGTTGGGGTCCAGCGAGTCGGATTTGTCGTTGGACGAGGTGCTGGTGTTGCCAAAGTAG
- the PHO84 gene encoding Inorganic phosphate transporter pho84 (EggNog:ENOG503NTWV; COG:P): MALKIHSQGGKTAFKDYTEKFAHIEDPLERRRLALEEIDKAGFGWTQMKMILIAGVGFMTDSYDIFAINIGTSMMAYVFWEGTIPTPTATLIKVSTSVGTVMGQLGFGFMADVVGRKKIYGLELIVMIAATIAQCTLGDSPAINFVAVFVFFRIIMGIGIGGDYPLSSIISSEFSTTKWRGAIMAAVFSNQGLGQLLAGIVAIILVSGYKNDLIDATTAAECGVACKRACDQMWRVLIGFGCVPGIIALYYRLTIAESPRYQLDINEVDDLAVKSGQIDVVEEELKALTPPKASLKDFFHHFGQWKYGRILLGTAGSWFMLDIAFYGLGLNTALILQTIGYASNENIYLKLYNTAAGNLILICAGSLPGYWFSIALVDILGRRTIQFGSFLILTVLFCVIGFAYHKLGDHGLLALYVLSQFFQNFGANTTTFITPGEIFPTRYRSTAHGMSAASGKVGAIVAIVIANSLLNHGCSATNANCFLPHVMEIFALFMLIGFFLTFLVPETKRMTLEEICEKYHDEVDATKVAKDRFVEHQYDSSSTEKKDVEQEKLWIVYVDYLVCLLKLIHNHISSMAKLTAQEKEAQIMSEIRASAVKFEPKFETSFFGNIFGFSVRTN; the protein is encoded by the exons ATGGCGTTGAAAATCCATTCCCAAGGTGGTAAGACTGCTTTTAAAGACTACACAGAGAAATTTGCACACATTGAGGATCCccttgaaagaagaagattagctttggaagaaatcgacAAAGCCGGGTTTGGATGGACCcaaatgaagatgattttgattgCCGGAGTGGGGTTCATGACTGACTCGTATGATATTTTCGCCATTAACATCGGTACCTCTATGATGGCTTACGTGTTTTGGGAAGGTACCATTCCTACCCCTACTGCcactttgatcaaagttTCCACTTCGGTAGGTACCGTCATGGGACAacttggttttggtttCATGGCCGATGTGGTTGgtagaaaaaaaatttatGGTCTTGAATTGATAGTGATGATTGCTGCTACCATCGCTCAATGTACTTTGGGAGACTCTCCTGCCATCAACTTTGTGGCGGTATTTGTATTTTTCAGAATCATCATGGGTATTGGTATCGGTGGGGACTATCCATTGTCCTCTATCATCTCCTCTGaattttccaccaccaagtgGAGAGGTGCTATTATGGCTGCGGTTTTCTCTAACCAAGGTCTCGGTCAATTATTGGCTGGTATCGTGGCCATCATTTTGGTGTCTGGTTACAAGAATGATTTGATCGATGCCACTACTGCTGCTGAATGTGGTGTTGCCTGTAAGAGAGCCTGTGATCAAATGTGGAGAGTGTTGATTGGTTTTGGTTGTGTTCCTGGTATTATTGCATTGTACTACAGATTGACCATTGCTGAGTCACCAAGATACCAATTGGACATCAACGAAGTCGATGACTTGGCAGTCAAGTCTGGTCAAATCGATGTAGTGGAAGAGGAATTAAAAGCCTTGACTCctccaaaagcttctttgAAGGATTTCTTCCACCATTTTGGTCAATGGAAATACGGTAGAATTTTGTTGGGAACCGCTGGTTCTTGGTTCATGTTGGATATTGCTTTCTATGGGTTGGGATTGAACACGGCTCTTATTTTACAAACCATTGGTTACGCTTCCAATGAAAATATttatttgaagttgtacaacacGGCTGCTGGtaacttgattttgatttgCGCTGGTTCGTTGCCAGGTTACTGGTTCTCCATTGCTCTTGTCGATATCCTTGGAAGGAGAACCATCCAATTTGGATCTTTCCTTATCTTGACGGTTTTGTTCTGTGTCATTGGATTCGCTTACCACAAGCTTGGTGACCATGGATTGTTGGCCTTGTATGTGTTGTCTCAATTCTTCCAGAACTTTGGtgccaacaccaccaccttcatCACTCCAGGAGAAATTTTCCCTACTAGATACAGATCCACTGCCCATGGTATGTCTGCTGCTTCCGGTAAGGTTGGTGCCATTGTTGCCATTGTGATTGCCAATAGTTTACTTAACCATGGATGTTCTGCCACCAATGCTAACTGTTTCTTGCCTCACGTGATGGAAATCTTTGCTTTATTCATGTTGATTGGTTTCTTTTTGACATTTTTAGTGCCAGAAACCAAGAGAATgactttggaagaaatctGTGAAAAGTACCATGACGAAGTCGATGCCACTAAGGTTGCCAAGGATAGATTCGTTGAACACCAGTATGATTCCTCATCCACTGAAAAGAaggatgttgaacaa GAAAAGTTGTGGATCGTTTATGTTGACTATTTAGTCTGTCT TCTCAAACTCATTCACAATCACATCTCCAGTATGGCCAAGTTAACTGcccaagaaaaagaagctCAAATCATGAGCGAGATCAGAGCCTCTGCTGTCAAGTTCGAGCCAAAATTCGAAACGTCGTTTTTTGGTAACATCTTTGGTTTTTCCGTCAGAACCAACTAA